One window of Bacillus alkalicellulosilyticus genomic DNA carries:
- a CDS encoding alpha-N-arabinofuranosidase, translating into MTTLQKAKMVIDKDYRISEIDKRVYGSFVEHLGRAVYGGIYEPGHPTADEQGFRKDVIELVKELQVPIVRYPGGNFVSAYNWEDGVGPKEERPRRLELAWRTVETNELGTNEFMDWAKKVNSEAMMAVNLGTRGIDAARNLLEYCNHPSGSYWSDLRIKHGYEKPHNIKTWCLGNEMDGPWQVGHKTPVEYGRLALETAKAMKLLDPSIELVSCGSSSIEMPLFPEWEAITLDHTYDHVDYVSLHQYYGNRNNDTASYLAKSLDMDAFIRTVIATCDYIKAKKRSKKTVNLSFDEWNVWYHSNDQDQKLEPWTVAPPQLEDVYNFEDALLVGCMLTTMLNHADRVKMACMAQLVNVIAPIMTENGGRAWKQTIFYPYYYTSVYGRGIALHSVINSPKYDSKEYTDVPYLESAVVYNEEKEEVVIFAVNRNLEEALELNCDIRSFEDFKLVEHVVLEHDDPKAINTASTENVLPHANGISKVQDGSLESVLPKMSWNMIRLAKSSLK; encoded by the coding sequence ATGACAACTTTACAAAAAGCAAAGATGGTTATCGACAAGGATTATAGAATATCTGAAATTGATAAACGAGTTTATGGGTCGTTCGTAGAGCATCTCGGGCGTGCTGTTTATGGTGGTATATATGAACCAGGGCACCCTACTGCTGATGAGCAAGGTTTTCGGAAGGATGTCATTGAACTAGTAAAAGAGTTACAAGTCCCTATTGTGAGATACCCAGGTGGCAACTTTGTATCTGCATATAACTGGGAGGATGGAGTAGGGCCTAAGGAAGAGCGCCCTCGTCGCTTAGAGTTGGCTTGGCGTACGGTTGAAACAAATGAACTTGGTACGAATGAATTTATGGATTGGGCAAAAAAAGTTAATTCAGAAGCTATGATGGCCGTTAACTTAGGGACCCGTGGTATCGATGCTGCACGAAATCTACTTGAATATTGTAATCATCCTTCAGGTTCTTACTGGAGTGATCTTCGCATTAAACATGGATATGAAAAACCACATAACATTAAGACATGGTGTCTAGGAAATGAAATGGATGGCCCTTGGCAAGTAGGTCATAAGACACCAGTTGAATATGGTCGATTAGCACTTGAAACCGCAAAAGCGATGAAGCTATTGGACCCTTCCATTGAGTTAGTTTCGTGTGGGAGCTCTAGTATTGAAATGCCATTATTTCCAGAATGGGAGGCTATTACATTAGATCACACGTATGACCATGTAGATTATGTTTCCCTACACCAATATTATGGAAATCGAAATAACGACACGGCAAGTTATTTAGCTAAGTCACTGGATATGGATGCATTCATTCGAACAGTTATTGCAACATGTGACTATATTAAAGCTAAAAAACGTAGCAAAAAAACAGTAAACTTAAGCTTTGATGAATGGAACGTATGGTATCATTCCAATGACCAAGACCAGAAGTTAGAACCATGGACAGTCGCTCCTCCACAATTGGAAGATGTATATAACTTTGAAGATGCCTTGTTAGTTGGTTGTATGTTAACGACAATGCTCAACCATGCTGACCGTGTCAAGATGGCTTGTATGGCTCAACTCGTTAATGTTATTGCTCCAATTATGACAGAGAATGGCGGAAGAGCTTGGAAGCAAACTATATTTTATCCATATTATTATACATCTGTATATGGTCGAGGCATTGCCTTACATTCAGTAATCAATTCACCAAAATATGATAGCAAAGAATATACGGATGTTCCTTATCTTGAATCAGCTGTTGTTTATAATGAGGAAAAAGAGGAAGTCGTTATTTTTGCTGTTAATCGTAACCTTGAAGAAGCGTTAGAACTAAACTGTGATATAAGAAGCTTTGAAGATTTCAAATTAGTAGAGCATGTTGTCCTCGAGCATGATGACCCGAAAGCAATTAATACAGCTTCAACAGAAAATGTATTACCACACGCAAATGGTATATCAAAAGTTCAAGATGGCTCTTTGGAATCTGTATTACCTAAAATGTCATGGAATATGATTCGCTTAGCTAAAAGCTCTCTTAAATAG
- a CDS encoding sodium-dependent bicarbonate transport family permease translates to MFDIVIQNLLSPVVLFFVLGVFAAVVKSDLKFPPGLGETLSIYLLIAIGLKGGLELSNYTLSEVALPILGTLILGSTIPVITVFILRRWVKLDLKNSIGLAAAFGSVSIVTYGAGLAFLETVNTSYEAFMSGMVVVMEIPGIFVALLLLGILEKNKREDFAQMKHVGIVASNPLSMISPEILRESFFGKSILLLVGSLLAGLIAGKEALPVIKPLFIDLYPSILILFLLNMGIVAGQRLAAVRRHGLKLLAFGVLMPPLYGFFGIVVGYSVGLSLGGTVLMGILAASASYIAAPAALKTSVPDADPSIYLGLSLGVIFPFNLVVGLPLLYTIASLFY, encoded by the coding sequence ATGTTCGATATTGTCATTCAAAATTTATTATCACCCGTTGTTCTCTTTTTTGTGTTAGGTGTTTTTGCAGCTGTTGTAAAATCAGATTTGAAATTTCCGCCTGGTCTTGGGGAAACACTAAGTATTTATTTATTAATTGCTATCGGTTTAAAGGGCGGCTTAGAGCTGTCTAACTATACGTTGTCTGAAGTCGCTTTACCGATTTTAGGAACACTAATCTTAGGCTCTACTATCCCTGTCATTACCGTTTTCATTTTACGTCGCTGGGTTAAACTGGACCTTAAGAACTCAATTGGTCTTGCTGCTGCTTTCGGGTCAGTATCAATCGTAACGTATGGAGCAGGATTAGCCTTTTTAGAAACCGTAAATACAAGTTATGAAGCTTTCATGAGTGGAATGGTCGTCGTTATGGAGATTCCAGGGATCTTCGTCGCCCTGTTATTGCTTGGAATTCTTGAGAAAAATAAACGTGAAGATTTTGCGCAAATGAAACATGTTGGAATTGTGGCTTCTAATCCGTTATCAATGATTAGTCCAGAAATTTTAAGAGAAAGTTTCTTTGGAAAAAGTATATTATTATTAGTTGGAAGTCTTCTTGCCGGATTAATCGCTGGAAAAGAAGCATTACCTGTAATCAAGCCACTGTTTATTGACCTTTACCCTAGTATTCTCATTTTATTCTTATTAAACATGGGTATTGTAGCAGGGCAACGCTTAGCCGCTGTTCGAAGACATGGTTTAAAGCTTCTAGCCTTTGGAGTTCTAATGCCTCCTCTATATGGTTTTTTTGGGATTGTTGTAGGGTACAGTGTTGGATTATCACTTGGAGGCACCGTGTTAATGGGGATTTTAGCCGCGAGTGCGTCATACATCGCAGCCCCAGCAGCATTAAAAACATCTGTACCAGATGCAGACCCTTCAATATATCTAGGGTTATCACTCGGAGTCATCTTCCCATTTAACCTAGTAGTCGGTCTACCCCTGTTATACACAATCGCAAGTCTATTTTATTAA
- a CDS encoding DUF2628 domain-containing protein produces the protein MYCAQCGGKLVVDAKFCSGCGSQVGIKSGLSAAYVAKDVQVEDKESLFIGKNQSYYFTKWKNENSWNWVAFFFPIFWLGYRKMYSTVFLIIGLFLLLDIIMLIIYPTYPIQFDYFVGTITGVIIGSQGNRLYKNHMNKKILAIEDTNVPEESKRNQIKAAGGASVGGIFLAILIFILYLIVSGILYWDYY, from the coding sequence TTGTACTGTGCACAGTGTGGAGGGAAATTAGTAGTTGATGCAAAATTTTGCTCTGGTTGTGGGAGCCAAGTAGGCATTAAATCAGGATTATCAGCAGCGTACGTTGCAAAAGATGTGCAAGTTGAGGATAAAGAATCATTATTTATAGGAAAAAACCAATCCTATTACTTTACCAAATGGAAAAACGAGAATAGTTGGAATTGGGTTGCTTTTTTCTTTCCTATTTTTTGGTTGGGTTATCGGAAGATGTATTCCACTGTCTTTTTAATTATCGGGCTTTTTCTTTTATTGGACATTATCATGCTAATTATTTATCCTACCTATCCCATTCAATTTGATTATTTTGTTGGAACGATAACAGGTGTTATTATAGGGTCACAAGGAAATAGGTTATATAAAAACCATATGAATAAAAAAATCCTTGCTATTGAAGATACTAATGTTCCTGAGGAGAGCAAGCGAAATCAAATCAAGGCAGCAGGAGGAGCAAGTGTAGGTGGAATCTTCTTAGCGATTCTAATCTTTATTTTGTATCTCATCGTTTCTGGAATCCTTTATTGGGATTACTATTAA
- a CDS encoding DUF2294 domain-containing protein: MDRQKKGTLEAEISKALTQWEKEYLGRGSVQVKTDILRNMVIVSLKGILTPAEQALTRTTTGMLSIKKTRSDLIETGSDHLKDIIATLTGVRPICFHTDISTRSGERIIIFMLDTNLENQLEV; encoded by the coding sequence ATAGACCGGCAAAAAAAAGGAACGTTAGAAGCTGAAATAAGTAAAGCCTTAACTCAATGGGAAAAAGAGTATTTAGGGCGAGGCTCTGTGCAGGTCAAAACCGATATCCTCCGCAATATGGTTATCGTTAGTTTAAAAGGAATACTTACCCCGGCTGAACAAGCTTTAACACGAACAACGACAGGCATGCTTTCAATAAAGAAAACACGCTCTGATTTAATTGAAACAGGTAGTGACCATTTAAAAGATATCATCGCTACTTTAACAGGTGTGAGACCTATATGTTTTCACACTGACATAAGTACACGTAGTGGAGAGCGTATTATCATTTTTATGTTAGATACAAATTTAGAAAACCAATTAGAAGTTTAA
- a CDS encoding type IA DNA topoisomerase: MKGESTLKLIITEKPSVAKNIADAVKIKGKKDGYYEGNGYIITWAFGHLLELYDAKDYDAKMAKWNMEHFPFIPSGFKYKVKSSPRTKGKEDYGAKKQLKTIYSLMKRADVDSIISACDYDREGQIIGDTIIYHQKTDKKIYRLLLNEWTAEEVVKGLTNVKLNEEMKPLQDAGISRQWADWVIGINLTSVATLKYQKGKGKVLNIGRVLLPTLKIIYDRDKEIKTFKPENYFKLTATFKTKDAKQYEGTYVENEVDKFKEKDSLLKIAEQIKDETATITDKQVDRKKEFPPYLFNLSNLQGYITSKFKGWTSDKVLKVAQSLYEKKLITYPRTASVVLEESLVGKAAKVLEVVKKGLPYEDEVQFKKSKRVFDNTKVESHSAIIPTYVKPKTITKDEEIVYRSIKNRFIMQFMPIAEYEETKIVTKVNHREIQGVFLTKGRVQLSEGWKKVENIESRETMLPFVQEKDSVDVIDQKLSDHVTKPPKPHTEKTLLRVMETCGKGVDEENSEEMLAAILSGYSIGTPATRADTIKKLKDVGYITTISKNLVCTDVGRKLVETFPVQQLFDLEFTGKLEKTLSDIEKQKVTKEKFLDVIFTFTTNGVNAIKADSDVIIQEVKTERKSNEVLGSCPLCGQPVIEGQKGFGCSGWKKGCKFVIWKNDKFLATMRKKPTKTMVKALLKDKVVVVKGLTSKNGNKFDAKLRYEKNEKNEYFSWKMDFT, translated from the coding sequence ATGAAAGGAGAGAGTACATTGAAGCTTATTATTACGGAGAAACCTTCAGTGGCTAAAAATATAGCCGATGCAGTAAAAATAAAGGGAAAGAAAGATGGGTATTACGAAGGGAACGGCTATATAATTACATGGGCCTTTGGACATTTACTTGAGCTGTATGATGCGAAAGATTACGATGCGAAAATGGCAAAATGGAACATGGAGCACTTCCCTTTTATTCCATCTGGATTTAAATATAAGGTGAAAAGTAGTCCTCGGACAAAAGGTAAAGAAGATTATGGCGCAAAAAAACAGTTGAAGACGATTTACAGTTTAATGAAGCGTGCAGATGTAGATAGCATCATATCAGCATGTGATTATGACCGAGAAGGACAAATTATTGGGGATACAATTATCTATCATCAAAAGACCGACAAAAAGATCTATCGGTTACTCTTAAATGAATGGACAGCAGAAGAGGTAGTAAAAGGACTCACTAACGTAAAACTAAATGAAGAGATGAAGCCCCTACAAGATGCAGGAATTAGTCGGCAATGGGCGGATTGGGTGATTGGCATTAATCTAACATCAGTAGCCACATTAAAATATCAAAAAGGGAAAGGGAAGGTACTAAATATAGGAAGAGTACTTCTTCCGACTTTAAAAATTATTTATGACAGGGATAAAGAGATCAAAACGTTTAAACCGGAGAATTATTTTAAATTAACAGCTACATTTAAGACAAAAGACGCCAAGCAATATGAAGGTACATATGTCGAAAATGAAGTTGATAAGTTTAAAGAAAAAGATAGTTTGCTAAAGATAGCTGAACAGATAAAAGATGAAACAGCGACGATAACGGACAAGCAGGTGGACCGAAAAAAAGAATTTCCACCTTATCTATTTAATCTATCAAACTTACAAGGGTATATAACAAGTAAGTTTAAAGGATGGACATCAGATAAAGTATTAAAAGTCGCTCAATCGCTTTATGAGAAAAAATTAATTACGTATCCGAGGACTGCAAGTGTTGTTTTAGAAGAAAGCTTGGTTGGCAAAGCAGCAAAAGTACTTGAGGTAGTAAAAAAAGGACTACCATATGAAGATGAAGTTCAATTCAAAAAAAGCAAACGTGTTTTTGATAATACTAAAGTAGAGAGTCATAGTGCGATTATCCCTACTTATGTTAAGCCTAAAACAATAACAAAGGATGAGGAAATCGTCTATCGCTCCATTAAAAATCGCTTTATTATGCAATTTATGCCCATTGCTGAATATGAAGAAACGAAGATAGTCACCAAAGTAAATCATCGTGAGATACAAGGAGTCTTTCTGACAAAAGGAAGAGTTCAATTGAGTGAAGGCTGGAAGAAAGTCGAGAACATTGAATCAAGAGAAACGATGCTACCTTTTGTTCAAGAAAAGGATAGCGTTGATGTTATCGACCAGAAGCTAAGTGATCATGTTACGAAGCCACCTAAACCTCATACTGAAAAAACATTGCTACGTGTTATGGAAACGTGCGGAAAAGGTGTTGACGAAGAAAACAGTGAAGAAATGCTAGCGGCTATCCTAAGCGGGTATAGTATTGGAACTCCTGCTACAAGAGCAGATACCATTAAAAAGCTTAAAGATGTTGGTTATATTACAACAATAAGCAAAAACTTGGTTTGTACCGATGTAGGAAGAAAACTCGTTGAAACGTTTCCTGTCCAACAATTATTTGATTTGGAATTCACGGGGAAATTAGAAAAAACATTATCAGATATTGAAAAACAAAAAGTTACGAAAGAAAAATTTTTAGATGTGATCTTTACATTCACTACAAACGGTGTCAATGCTATAAAAGCAGATAGTGATGTCATTATCCAAGAAGTAAAAACGGAACGGAAATCAAATGAAGTTCTAGGAAGTTGTCCTTTATGTGGACAGCCAGTAATTGAAGGTCAAAAAGGATTTGGTTGCAGCGGATGGAAAAAAGGTTGTAAGTTTGTCATTTGGAAAAATGATAAGTTTCTAGCAACGATGAGGAAAAAGCCAACTAAAACGATGGTCAAAGCGTTATTAAAAGATAAAGTAGTAGTAGTAAAGGGATTAACAAGTAAAAACGGAAATAAGTTTGATGCAAAGCTGCGTTACGAGAAAAATGAAAAGAATGAATACTTCAGCTGGAAGATGGATTTCACTTAA
- a CDS encoding multidrug resistance efflux transporter family protein: MKEILIGIIASMFFAVTFILNRSMQLSGGSWIWSSSLRFLFMVPFLVVIVLFRNNIKQVFQEMKQNPVSWILWSFVGFVLFYAPITYAAAYGPGWLVAGTWQVTIVAGILLVPFFFEIIHSKTGSKKVRQKIPMRALLFSSVILLGVAFIQWQKAGDLTLGAILIGVLPVVVAAFAYPLGNRKMMEVCGGRLDTFQRVLGMTLASLPFWIGLSIVGIVQVGPPSSDQVLQSFIVAVCSGIIATTLFFIATDRVRGNQGKLAAVEATQSTQVLFVMIGEVVLLSSPLPNGLALFGLVIIMGGMLLHSMYSKKGTTKGMKKAS; the protein is encoded by the coding sequence ATGAAGGAAATCTTAATCGGAATTATTGCTTCCATGTTTTTTGCGGTTACCTTTATTTTAAATCGTTCGATGCAGTTATCTGGAGGAAGTTGGATATGGAGCTCTTCATTACGTTTTCTGTTTATGGTGCCGTTTTTAGTAGTTATTGTTCTATTCCGAAATAATATTAAGCAAGTGTTCCAAGAAATGAAACAAAACCCTGTGTCATGGATCCTGTGGAGTTTTGTTGGATTTGTTTTATTCTATGCTCCTATTACATATGCCGCAGCCTACGGCCCTGGTTGGTTAGTGGCTGGAACATGGCAAGTTACAATTGTTGCAGGAATTCTCTTAGTTCCTTTCTTTTTTGAAATCATTCATTCGAAAACCGGTTCAAAAAAAGTTCGTCAAAAAATCCCGATGAGAGCACTCTTGTTCTCTTCAGTCATTTTACTTGGAGTGGCTTTTATTCAATGGCAAAAAGCAGGTGACCTTACACTTGGAGCCATTCTAATTGGAGTCCTTCCTGTTGTTGTTGCAGCATTTGCTTATCCTCTTGGCAACCGTAAAATGATGGAGGTTTGTGGTGGCAGGTTAGATACGTTTCAGCGCGTCCTAGGAATGACATTAGCTAGCTTACCGTTTTGGATCGGATTGAGTATAGTTGGGATAGTTCAAGTCGGTCCACCTTCCTCTGATCAAGTACTTCAATCATTTATTGTAGCCGTTTGTTCAGGGATTATTGCCACAACTTTATTTTTCATAGCGACAGACCGTGTAAGAGGAAATCAAGGAAAGCTAGCTGCGGTAGAGGCAACCCAATCGACTCAAGTGCTTTTCGTCATGATTGGAGAAGTTGTCCTCCTATCAAGCCCTCTGCCAAATGGGTTAGCTCTATTTGGACTCGTAATTATAATGGGTGGCATGCTCCTTCATAGCATGTATTCCAAAAAAGGAACTACAAAAGGAATGAAGAAAGCTTCTTAA
- a CDS encoding antibiotic biosynthesis monooxygenase family protein, with protein sequence MFIVHSTFLVPDEKANEVISIYQSRSKLVDKARGFRQFRLLQNEKKLGELTVQIEWETKEDYLAWVQSEDFKKIHELEKKYPDQELASIIPKVRQYSVVAL encoded by the coding sequence ATGTTTATTGTCCATTCCACTTTTCTTGTACCTGATGAAAAAGCCAATGAAGTCATTTCTATTTACCAGTCACGGTCCAAGCTAGTTGACAAGGCAAGAGGATTTCGCCAATTTCGACTTCTACAAAATGAAAAGAAATTAGGAGAACTAACGGTACAAATTGAATGGGAAACGAAAGAAGATTATTTAGCATGGGTTCAAAGTGAAGATTTCAAAAAAATACATGAACTAGAAAAGAAGTATCCAGACCAAGAATTAGCTTCGATTATCCCAAAAGTAAGACAATATAGCGTGGTGGCACTATGA
- a CDS encoding electron transport protein, whose amino-acid sequence MKTRYLLLIGIIVIFIVGIVIVNAVEPEYAYIPLVDNVLNESVNFQGTSYDLWGVTISAQDANRSFVPLGDTEILSPKSGAVKVTEEFVDLGRELFYKETFGNQVFFTDIFGLIDGPLTIANIGKAIIGLKGGYTDNLQVELAYDVTIGDKTYKKGEKIDTGLDVAKGALTPIGMPLSYADGRLRAGVSCAACHATVDMNTGKVVEGAPNKNLNGGLMLALATNSSAYFMLTDVDTEQLQKYIVKSHPEVAEKLVSLPDSKRLEEVVDEMLVKWPKGNFDTTMDLVLNPTQIPDSFTLGDHPYGWNGFASVGPFNGLSTFNNNVHAQNTDVLAQQEQSEDLFGLDKEIYIGTILQNAAHEKYRYDPNSSMLPTEYLASISEVPKVPGVNDTIKAPTFPDVSIFTPSGNMVSAPGYRVGEQINAMSAYQNTLVPPKYTERITEEGKNRGRKVFQQAGCVSCHAGAAFTNHQVIPQERIKTEPSRAQSFEKVTELMGKSYSYTPDTPVPIPEDATIIEVPTEHLSDEQKKLIFAQDEKGKGGYKVKGLIGLAWTAPYLHDGGVAVGLDPKKNLGLPGTLGKNIKPDPYQSLRALVDKELRRKVVEANRSSKDLRDAHVEGSGHEFWVDEDSGFTKEEQDALIQYLLSLTESDPKLGVDEQKN is encoded by the coding sequence GTGAAGACTCGTTATCTATTACTAATCGGAATTATCGTTATCTTTATCGTTGGAATAGTCATAGTTAATGCCGTTGAACCTGAATATGCCTATATTCCTCTAGTGGATAATGTATTGAATGAATCAGTGAATTTTCAAGGAACAAGCTATGACTTATGGGGTGTGACGATTTCGGCTCAAGATGCAAATCGGTCATTTGTTCCACTTGGTGACACCGAAATCCTTTCTCCAAAAAGTGGCGCAGTTAAGGTAACGGAAGAATTTGTAGACCTTGGAAGAGAGTTGTTTTACAAAGAGACATTTGGCAATCAAGTTTTTTTTACAGATATCTTTGGTTTAATCGATGGTCCACTTACAATAGCGAATATCGGAAAGGCTATTATTGGGTTAAAAGGGGGATATACCGACAACCTTCAAGTTGAGCTTGCATACGATGTCACGATCGGTGACAAAACGTATAAAAAAGGTGAAAAAATTGATACAGGACTAGACGTTGCAAAGGGGGCTCTTACGCCAATCGGAATGCCGTTATCCTATGCCGATGGGAGGCTAAGAGCGGGAGTTAGTTGTGCGGCTTGTCATGCGACTGTAGATATGAATACAGGCAAAGTGGTTGAAGGAGCCCCGAATAAAAACTTAAATGGCGGACTCATGCTAGCATTAGCTACAAACTCAAGTGCTTATTTTATGTTGACAGATGTTGATACCGAACAATTACAAAAGTACATCGTTAAGTCACATCCAGAGGTAGCGGAAAAACTTGTGTCTTTACCTGACTCAAAGCGCTTAGAAGAAGTTGTAGATGAGATGCTTGTGAAATGGCCAAAGGGAAATTTTGATACTACGATGGATTTGGTTTTAAATCCAACTCAAATTCCTGATTCCTTCACGTTAGGGGACCACCCATATGGCTGGAACGGATTTGCATCTGTCGGACCATTTAATGGTCTTAGTACATTTAACAATAATGTTCATGCCCAGAATACGGATGTTCTGGCTCAGCAAGAACAAAGTGAAGATTTATTTGGATTAGATAAAGAAATATATATCGGTACCATTTTGCAAAATGCAGCCCATGAAAAATATCGCTATGACCCGAATTCCAGTATGCTGCCTACAGAGTATTTAGCGAGTATTTCAGAAGTACCTAAAGTGCCTGGAGTCAATGATACGATTAAAGCTCCTACCTTTCCCGATGTTTCAATTTTTACGCCAAGTGGGAACATGGTGAGTGCTCCTGGTTACCGTGTTGGAGAGCAAATCAATGCAATGTCAGCTTATCAAAATACATTAGTCCCTCCAAAATATACCGAACGCATTACAGAGGAAGGAAAAAATCGAGGTAGAAAGGTCTTTCAACAAGCAGGTTGCGTCTCCTGTCATGCAGGAGCAGCTTTTACTAATCACCAAGTTATCCCACAGGAAAGAATTAAAACAGAACCATCAAGAGCTCAATCCTTTGAAAAAGTAACAGAGCTAATGGGTAAATCCTATTCGTATACACCTGACACACCAGTTCCTATACCAGAGGATGCTACCATTATAGAAGTACCGACTGAACACTTAAGTGATGAACAAAAGAAGTTAATATTCGCACAAGATGAAAAGGGGAAAGGCGGATATAAAGTGAAAGGGTTAATCGGATTAGCATGGACGGCACCGTACCTCCATGATGGAGGAGTAGCTGTGGGTCTCGACCCGAAAAAAAATCTAGGGCTACCCGGAACACTTGGGAAAAATATAAAGCCAGACCCTTATCAAAGCTTACGTGCATTAGTTGATAAAGAGTTAAGGAGAAAAGTCGTCGAAGCCAATCGCTCATCTAAAGATTTACGTGATGCTCATGTTGAAGGAAGTGGACATGAATTTTGGGTAGATGAGGATAGTGGATTCACAAAAGAAGAGCAAGATGCGCTCATCCAGTATTTATTGTCTTTGACAGAGAGTGATCCAAAGCTCGGAGTGGATGAACAAAAAAACTAA
- a CDS encoding diacylglycerol/lipid kinase family protein → MYVFIVNPISGNGRASAIWNQIEPILIERNHPYKVIFTQYPGHSTEAVLTLSPLRTKAVVAIGGDGTVHEVVNGLSQVKIPFGIIPAGSGNDYARAMKVPKDHLLALERILTGEKKKMDLLFVGEKWCTTVVGIGFDGKVAEVANRSVIKKWLNALKLGKFTYFFIVLKVLLQYRPTKVTITIDGTSHIFDGVWLIAVANNPYYGGGMFICPEAQSDDGLLDVCIVHNVTKLQLLKVFPKVFKGNHITHSAFSLMKGSTVSVSSDIPIVIHGDGEIIGETPIEVSIRKDGLDIV, encoded by the coding sequence ATGTATGTTTTTATCGTCAACCCCATTTCAGGTAATGGAAGAGCATCGGCTATCTGGAATCAGATTGAGCCTATTTTAATTGAACGTAATCATCCGTATAAAGTAATATTCACACAATATCCAGGACATAGTACTGAAGCGGTTTTAACGTTATCTCCACTTCGTACTAAAGCGGTTGTAGCGATAGGTGGAGATGGAACGGTTCATGAAGTGGTCAATGGACTATCTCAGGTTAAAATTCCATTCGGCATCATACCTGCTGGATCTGGAAACGACTATGCGCGAGCCATGAAAGTACCAAAGGACCATCTATTAGCGCTTGAACGAATCTTAACCGGGGAAAAGAAAAAAATGGACTTATTGTTCGTTGGGGAGAAATGGTGTACAACCGTAGTTGGTATCGGGTTTGATGGAAAAGTGGCAGAAGTTGCGAATCGCTCTGTTATAAAAAAATGGCTGAATGCGCTGAAATTAGGAAAATTCACGTACTTTTTTATTGTGTTAAAGGTATTGCTTCAATATCGACCAACGAAAGTAACGATAACGATAGACGGAACTAGCCACATATTTGATGGTGTTTGGCTAATTGCTGTTGCGAATAATCCATATTATGGGGGCGGGATGTTTATTTGTCCTGAAGCCCAAAGTGATGATGGATTATTAGACGTATGTATCGTTCATAACGTTACAAAATTACAATTATTAAAGGTGTTTCCAAAAGTTTTTAAGGGAAATCACATTACGCATTCGGCGTTTTCACTTATGAAAGGGTCAACGGTTAGTGTATCCTCAGATATCCCAATTGTTATTCATGGGGACGGCGAAATTATTGGTGAAACACCAATTGAAGTATCAATTAGAAAAGATGGACTTGATATTGTGTAA